TCACCCTGCTCGAAGTGATGGTGTCCCTTGCAATTATCGCCATCGCTCTCCTGGCGATCTACGGTAATTTCTCCCGCACGCTTTCCATGAACATCGAGCAGAAATTTAACGCCATGGCGCCTTTGCTGGCCGCTCAGGTTATCGCCGATTTCGAGAGCCGGCCTGCCGATGAAATGACGGATGACAGCGGTGATTTCGGAGTTAAATTCGACGGGTATACCTGGAAGGCGTCGGTCGAGAGTGTCGAAACGCAAACCCTGGGAAGCATCGCCGACGACTTGCGCACCATTGACGTGATCGTCTCTTTTGGGGAAGACCAAAGGGCTTTTGAGTGCAAAACGTTGCGATT
This region of Deltaproteobacteria bacterium genomic DNA includes:
- a CDS encoding prepilin-type N-terminal cleavage/methylation domain-containing protein, with translation MTEPTVCFRKGPLSIPPRRATDRRHGFTLLEVMVSLAIIAIALLAIYGNFSRTLSMNIEQKFNAMAPLLAAQVIADFESRPADEMTDDSGDFGVKFDGYTWKASVESVETQTLGSIADDLRTIDVIVSFGEDQRAFECKTLR